In one window of Prevotella fusca JCM 17724 DNA:
- a CDS encoding NCS2 family permease, producing the protein MTFLEKALGFDPKSMKLRTEFIAGATTFLTMSYILAVNPDILSDTGMDKGALFTGTALAAAIATLLLAFMAKLPFAQAPSMGLNAFFAYTLCQTLGYSWQHSLAIMLIEGVVFIIITFFNVREMILDSIPNNLRYAISAGIGMFIAFIGLKNAGIIVDNKATLVGLGAFTPTSILGIIAILLSGALMAKNVKGSLFWSIIITTIIGIPMGVTIIPDSWLPISAPQDISPIFCKFDFSGLISLKTLLVIFSLLLINIFDTIGTLMGLADKTGIIEPNGNIPRVKEAMMSDAIGTTCGAMLGSSTLTTYVESASGIAEGGRSGVTSLTVGIFFIIALFLSPIFMLIPSAATSGALVMVGVLMIDSVKKLDLQDITESFPAFITMITMVLCYSIADGICLGILSFVFMKTCTRQWKDLNWTLFVLAVLFILNFVIEKHT; encoded by the coding sequence ATGACTTTCTTAGAAAAAGCCCTCGGATTTGATCCCAAATCCATGAAGCTCCGTACTGAGTTTATTGCTGGAGCAACGACATTCTTAACAATGAGCTATATCTTAGCCGTCAATCCTGACATTCTTTCAGACACAGGCATGGACAAAGGAGCACTCTTCACAGGTACTGCTCTTGCTGCTGCCATAGCTACATTACTGCTGGCTTTCATGGCAAAGCTGCCCTTCGCACAGGCTCCATCCATGGGTCTTAATGCCTTCTTTGCATATACGCTCTGCCAGACATTGGGATACTCTTGGCAGCATTCCCTTGCCATCATGCTTATTGAAGGCGTGGTCTTCATCATAATCACCTTTTTCAATGTGCGTGAGATGATTCTCGATTCCATCCCGAACAATCTTCGCTATGCTATATCGGCAGGTATCGGTATGTTCATTGCCTTCATCGGTCTGAAGAATGCAGGCATCATAGTTGATAATAAAGCAACCCTCGTCGGTCTGGGAGCCTTTACCCCTACATCTATTCTTGGCATAATTGCCATCCTGCTCAGTGGAGCACTCATGGCAAAGAACGTCAAAGGCTCTCTGTTCTGGAGCATTATCATCACAACAATCATAGGCATACCAATGGGAGTAACCATTATTCCAGACAGCTGGCTTCCCATCTCCGCACCACAAGACATAAGCCCTATCTTCTGCAAGTTCGACTTTTCGGGGCTCATAAGTCTCAAGACACTACTGGTAATCTTCTCCCTGCTCTTGATTAACATCTTTGACACAATCGGTACATTGATGGGCTTGGCTGACAAGACTGGCATCATTGAGCCGAATGGCAATATTCCTCGTGTAAAGGAAGCCATGATGAGTGATGCCATCGGTACAACATGCGGTGCCATGTTAGGCAGTTCCACATTGACAACATACGTCGAGAGTGCCAGCGGTATTGCTGAAGGTGGCCGCTCTGGAGTCACCTCATTGACGGTCGGAATCTTCTTCATCATAGCACTTTTCCTCTCCCCTATCTTCATGCTTATACCAAGTGCTGCAACAAGTGGTGCCCTGGTTATGGTAGGTGTGCTGATGATTGACTCTGTGAAGAAGCTCGACCTCCAAGACATTACCGAGTCATTCCCAGCTTTTATCACTATGATAACAATGGTACTCTGCTATTCCATTGCTGACGGAATCTGCCTGGGAATCCTGTCTTTCGTATTTATGAAGACATGTACCCGCCAATGGAAAGACCTTAACTGGACACTTTTCGTTCTTGCAGTCCTATTTATTCTAAACTTCGTTATTGAAAAACATACCTGA
- the nudC gene encoding NAD(+) diphosphatase, translating to MKKYWFVFCKTDVMLEKVGENYTIPLSEEAPIPLQPWTHALNITPMENGTEVKAVMVDQPVTDNPQFEMCGLRPSFYLLSTEFYLKAGKCHELLYWDNNTKFCGVCGAPMKMHTDISKRCTNCGKEVWPQLATAIIVLVHRDDEVLLVHARNFKSDFYGLVAGFVETGETLEEAVHREVAEETGIKIKNLRYFGSQPWPYPCGLMIGFNADYDGGDLHLQHSELSKGAWFKKNNLPVIPERLSIARMILDDWIKETSI from the coding sequence ATGAAGAAATACTGGTTTGTTTTCTGCAAGACAGATGTCATGCTGGAGAAAGTCGGTGAAAATTATACCATTCCACTTTCTGAAGAAGCCCCGATACCACTGCAGCCGTGGACACACGCCCTGAACATCACACCTATGGAGAACGGCACAGAGGTGAAGGCGGTTATGGTCGACCAACCCGTAACAGACAATCCGCAATTTGAAATGTGCGGCTTACGCCCCTCCTTCTACCTCCTTTCTACCGAGTTCTATCTCAAGGCCGGTAAGTGCCATGAGCTGCTCTACTGGGACAACAACACAAAGTTCTGCGGTGTATGCGGTGCACCTATGAAGATGCACACCGACATATCCAAGCGATGCACGAACTGTGGGAAAGAAGTGTGGCCACAGTTGGCAACAGCTATCATAGTCCTTGTACACCGTGATGATGAGGTTCTGTTGGTACATGCACGCAACTTCAAGTCCGACTTCTACGGTCTTGTGGCAGGCTTTGTCGAGACAGGTGAGACATTGGAAGAAGCAGTACACCGTGAGGTGGCTGAAGAAACTGGAATAAAAATAAAGAATCTGCGCTACTTTGGGTCACAACCCTGGCCCTACCCTTGCGGTCTGATGATTGGTTTCAATGCCGATTATGATGGCGGCGACCTTCACTTACAACATAGCGAACTGTCTAAAGGAGCATGGTTCAAAAAGAATAATCTGCCTGTCATTCCCGAACGCCTGTCTATTGCACGGATGATTCTTGACGACTGGATAAAAGAAACTTCAATATAA
- a CDS encoding bifunctional metallophosphatase/5'-nucleotidase has translation MKLSTIALTIMLGLSSSTMAQPKDITIRLVETSDVHGSFFPYNFITRKAKSGSMARVYTLIEELRKKNGKENIYLLDNGDILQGQPISYYYNYVAHEKTNIAASVLNYMGYDAATVGNHDIETGHEVYDKWFKELNFPILGANVIDTKTNKPYILPYYTIRKGNGIKVCVIGMLTPAIPNWLKESIWSGLRFEEMVSCARRTMTEVKAKEKPDVIVGLFHSGWDGGIKTATYDEDASKKVAQEVPGFDVVFFGHDHTPHNSVVKNVSGKDVICLDPANNAQRIAMATLTLRPKTVKGKRRYTLAKATGELVDVKELKADEAFLKHFQSEIDDVKTWSEQVIGKFENTIYTKDSYFGNSAFNDLILDLELEITKADIAFNAPLLFNSSIKAGPVTIADMFNLYKYENNLCTMRLTGKEIRKHLEMSYDLWCNTMKSPDDYLLLLSDTQNDAQRLGFKNFSFNFDSAAGIDYEVDVTKPDGEKVRILRMSNGEPFDENKWYTVAVNSYRANGGGELLTKGAGIPRDSLKSRIVWESPKDQRYYLMEEIKKAGVMNPQPHNNWKFVPEEWTVPAATRDRKLLFGE, from the coding sequence ATGAAACTATCTACAATTGCACTCACCATCATGTTAGGACTCAGTTCTTCCACTATGGCACAACCGAAAGACATCACGATAAGACTTGTAGAAACCTCTGACGTTCATGGGTCTTTCTTCCCATACAACTTTATCACCCGAAAAGCTAAAAGTGGTTCTATGGCAAGGGTCTACACACTGATTGAAGAACTTCGCAAGAAGAACGGAAAGGAAAATATCTATCTGCTGGACAATGGAGACATATTGCAAGGACAACCCATTTCCTACTATTATAATTACGTAGCACATGAAAAGACAAACATCGCCGCAAGTGTTCTTAACTATATGGGATATGATGCCGCAACGGTCGGAAATCATGACATCGAGACGGGACATGAGGTATATGACAAATGGTTCAAAGAACTGAATTTCCCTATTCTTGGAGCAAATGTAATCGACACAAAGACCAACAAGCCTTATATCCTGCCTTATTATACAATCAGAAAAGGAAACGGCATAAAGGTCTGCGTAATCGGCATGCTCACCCCTGCTATACCTAACTGGCTGAAAGAAAGTATCTGGAGTGGTCTGCGTTTTGAGGAAATGGTGTCTTGTGCAAGAAGAACAATGACTGAAGTAAAGGCAAAGGAGAAGCCTGATGTCATTGTCGGACTGTTCCATTCTGGCTGGGATGGCGGTATCAAGACAGCAACCTACGATGAAGATGCCTCAAAGAAAGTAGCACAGGAAGTACCGGGCTTTGACGTTGTCTTCTTTGGACATGACCACACACCTCATAACTCGGTCGTAAAGAATGTTTCAGGTAAGGATGTTATCTGTCTCGACCCTGCCAACAATGCGCAGCGCATAGCCATGGCAACACTGACTCTCAGACCCAAGACCGTTAAAGGTAAGCGGCGATATACACTGGCAAAAGCTACTGGTGAACTTGTTGACGTCAAGGAACTAAAGGCTGATGAGGCTTTCCTCAAGCACTTCCAGTCAGAAATTGATGATGTCAAGACTTGGAGTGAGCAGGTGATTGGAAAATTTGAGAATACTATCTATACAAAGGACAGCTATTTCGGCAACTCTGCATTCAATGACCTTATCCTCGATTTGGAACTGGAGATTACCAAGGCTGACATTGCATTCAATGCACCTTTGCTCTTCAACTCTTCCATCAAGGCTGGTCCGGTCACTATTGCGGATATGTTCAACCTCTACAAGTACGAGAACAATCTCTGCACTATGCGGCTCACAGGAAAAGAAATCCGCAAACACCTTGAGATGAGCTACGACCTTTGGTGCAACACGATGAAGAGTCCTGACGATTACCTGCTCCTCCTCTCTGACACACAGAATGATGCACAGCGTCTGGGATTCAAGAACTTCTCATTTAACTTTGATTCGGCTGCAGGTATCGACTATGAGGTGGATGTCACAAAACCCGACGGTGAGAAGGTGCGCATCCTTCGCATGAGTAACGGAGAACCGTTTGATGAAAATAAATGGTACACGGTTGCCGTAAACAGTTACCGTGCCAATGGTGGCGGCGAACTGTTGACCAAAGGTGCTGGCATTCCACGTGATTCTCTGAAAAGCCGCATTGTCTGGGAAAGCCCTAAGGATCAGCGATATTATCTCATGGAAGAAATCAAGAAAGCCGGTGTGATGAACCCACAGCCACATAACAACTGGAAGTTTGTCCCAGAAGAATGGACTGTTCCTGCGGCTACACGTGACCGTAAACTTCTTTTTGGAGAATAA
- a CDS encoding thiamine-phosphate kinase, which produces MEIKELGEFGLINRLTKDIHPVNNSTIMGVGDDAAVLHYTDKETLVSSQMFMEGVQFDLTYIDMEHLAYKVAMITMSNIFAMNGQPRQLIVSLGLGKRFKVEDVDQFYAGLNKACTKWNVDIVGGDTTSSYTGLAINLTCIGEAAKEDIVYRNGANETDLICVTGDLGAAYMGLQILEREKSVYYQQVEEYNNKVKEAQRNKDEKRLEALRMERAAIEGFQPDFAGKEYLIDRQLKPEARGEFLNQLREAGIRPTSMIDISDGLASELKHICEKSHCGCRIYEKNIPIDYQTAATCEEFNMNLTTAALNGGEDYELLFTVPIGDHEKIDKIENIKQIGYITKENLGTFLITRDGNEFELKAQGWVVNKN; this is translated from the coding sequence ATGGAAATAAAGGAACTCGGTGAATTCGGACTTATCAACCGTCTGACAAAAGATATCCACCCCGTCAACAACTCAACCATCATGGGCGTGGGTGACGATGCAGCCGTTCTTCACTATACAGACAAGGAAACACTCGTATCTTCACAGATGTTCATGGAAGGGGTGCAGTTTGACCTGACCTACATAGACATGGAACATCTTGCCTACAAGGTGGCTATGATTACGATGAGTAATATCTTTGCTATGAACGGGCAGCCACGCCAGCTCATCGTGTCATTAGGTCTGGGCAAGCGTTTCAAGGTGGAAGATGTTGACCAGTTCTATGCCGGACTGAACAAAGCCTGCACCAAATGGAATGTAGACATCGTGGGTGGTGATACGACATCTTCATATACCGGACTCGCTATCAACCTCACGTGTATTGGTGAAGCTGCAAAGGAAGATATTGTATATCGCAATGGTGCGAATGAAACTGATCTTATCTGTGTGACAGGTGACCTGGGAGCAGCTTATATGGGATTGCAGATTCTTGAACGTGAGAAGAGTGTTTACTATCAGCAGGTGGAAGAGTATAATAATAAGGTAAAGGAAGCACAGCGCAATAAGGACGAGAAACGACTTGAAGCATTGCGTATGGAACGTGCAGCCATTGAAGGATTCCAACCAGATTTCGCAGGTAAGGAATACCTCATTGACCGACAACTGAAACCAGAAGCGCGTGGGGAATTTCTCAACCAGCTTCGTGAAGCAGGTATCCGGCCAACTTCCATGATAGATATATCTGATGGCCTGGCAAGTGAACTGAAACATATCTGCGAGAAAAGCCACTGCGGCTGCAGGATATATGAAAAGAATATCCCTATCGATTACCAGACTGCTGCTACATGCGAGGAGTTCAATATGAATCTGACAACAGCAGCCTTGAACGGTGGAGAGGATTATGAACTACTCTTTACAGTCCCTATCGGCGATCATGAGAAAATAGATAAAATTGAGAATATCAAACAAATAGGTTACATTACAAAAGAAAATTTAGGTACATTCCTTATTACCCGAGATGGTAATGAGTTTGAATTAAAAGCTCAAGGATGGGTTGTAAATAAAAATTAA